The Caldilineales bacterium genome segment AGCAGCGCGTTGATGCGCGTTTGATAGCCTTCGCCTTGCGCCCGAAACCACTTCAAGACATCGTAATCGAGGCGGATGGTGATTTGTTGCTTCGGGGGCGGCGGTTGGAGGCCGCGGCGTACTACCGCCCTGGC includes the following:
- a CDS encoding BrnA antitoxin family protein, whose amino-acid sequence is ARAVVRRGLQPPPPKQQITIRLDYDVLKWFRAQGEGYQTRINALLRAYMEAHQA